A window of Ictidomys tridecemlineatus isolate mIctTri1 chromosome 15, mIctTri1.hap1, whole genome shotgun sequence contains these coding sequences:
- the Znf329 gene encoding zinc finger protein 329 isoform X1 produces MAAAGAWDMRLEASIQNVPEDLLSCDTDMEGPTREAPCFSVPSGSWDCESHEKHLRQSALTQEKPVAQEVVCEYLGFREHLSASSGCLPPQRVPATNGFHVCDSDVEILDCGRTYGHSLDVTQCGRGHMRETPHKYPGNVKSFNHFTLLGDQKLMKRGRKPYQGKDVGDVFALSSSLHGSKSCPMEKPYKCTECGKCFRRNSSLVLHHRTHTGEKPYACNECGKSFSKNYNLIVHQRIHTGEKPYKCSKCGKAFSDGSALTQHQRIHTGERPYECLECGKTFNRNSSLILHQRTHTGEKPYRCNECGKPFTDISHLTVHLRIHTGEKPYECSKCGKAFRDGSYLTQHERTHTGEKPFECLECGKSFNRNSHLIVHQKIHSGEKPYECKECGKTFIESAYLIRHQRIHTGEKPYGCNQCQKLFRNIAGLIRHQRTHTGEKPYECNQCGKAFRDSSCLTKHQRIHTKETPYQCVECGKSFKQNSHLSVHQRLHDREGPSQCPQCGKMFRRSASLVRHQRAHPKDQPV; encoded by the exons ATGGCTGCCGCCGGCG cttgGGACATGAGACTGGAAGCATCAATCCAGAATGTTCCTGAGGACCTACTATCCTGTGACACAGACATGGAAGGTCCCACAAGGGAGGCCCCTTGCTTCTCCGTTCCAAGTGGCAGTTGGGACTGTGAGAGCCACGAGAAACACTTGAGACAGTCTGCTTTAACTCAGGAGaagccagtggctcaggaagtaGTCTGTGAATATCTTGGTTTTAGGGAGCATTTGAGTGCAAGTTCAGGCTGTTTGCCACCTCAGAGAGTGCCCGCCACAAACGGTTTCCATGTATGTGATTCAGATGTTGAGATTTTGGATTGTGGAAGAACGTATGGCCATTCCCTGGATGTCACTCAGTGTGGAAGAGGTCACATGAGAGAGACGCCCCATAAATACCCAGGAAATGTTAAGTCTTTCAACCATTTTACTCTCCTTGGTGACCAAAAACTGATGAAAAGGGGCAGGAAACCTTACCAAGGGAAGGATGTTGGGGATGTCTTTGCTCTGAGCTCATCTCTTCATGGAAGCAAAAGTTGTCCCATGGAGAAACCATATAAATGCACTGAATGTGGCAAATGCTTCAGACGGAACTCATCCCTTGTTTTGCATCaccgaactcacactggagagaaaccatatgCCTGTAATGAGTGTGGAAAATCCTTCTCCAAGAACTACAACCTGATTGTGCATCAGAGGATccatacaggagagaagccctataaatgctctaaatgtggaaaagcttttagtGATGGGTCAGCTCTGACACAGCACCAGAGGATCCACACAGGCGAGAGACCTTATGAGTGTCTAGAATGTGGTAAGACATTCAACCGAAACTCATCCCTGATTTTGCATCAAAGAACTCATACAGGGGAAAAGCCATATAGATGTAATGAGTGTGGGAAACCCTTTACTGACATCTCCCACCTCACTGTACATCTCAGAATCCACACTGGTGAGAAGCCCTACGAGTGTAGCAAATGTGGAAAGGCTTTCCGAGATGGGTCATACCTCACTCAGCACGAGAGGACTCATACCGGAGAGAAGCCCTTTGAGTGTTTGGAGTGTGGGAAATCCTTCAACCGCAATTCCCACCTCATTGTGCATCAAAAAATCCATTCTGGGGAGAAACCTTACGAATGTAAAGAGTGTGGGAAAACGTTCATTGAAAGTGCATACCTCATCAGGCACCAGAGgattcatactggggagaagccctatgggTGTAATCAGTGTCAGAAACTTTTCAGGAACATTGCTGGCCTCATCCGGCACCAGAGGACTCATACTGGTGAGAAACCCTATGAGTGTAATCAGTGTGGCAAGGCTTTCAGGGATAGCTCCTGTCTGACCAAGCACCAGAGAATTCACACGAAGGAGACTCCATACCAGTGTGTAGAATGTGGAAAGTCTTTCAAGCAGAACTCTCACTTATCAGTACATCAGAGACTCCATGACAGGGAGGGTCCCAGCCAGTGTCCTCAGTGTGGGAAAATGTTCAGAAGAAGTGCATCCCTTGTCCGACATCAGAGAGCACACCCTAAAGACCAGCCTGTATAA
- the Znf329 gene encoding zinc finger protein 329 isoform X2 yields the protein MRLEASIQNVPEDLLSCDTDMEGPTREAPCFSVPSGSWDCESHEKHLRQSALTQEKPVAQEVVCEYLGFREHLSASSGCLPPQRVPATNGFHVCDSDVEILDCGRTYGHSLDVTQCGRGHMRETPHKYPGNVKSFNHFTLLGDQKLMKRGRKPYQGKDVGDVFALSSSLHGSKSCPMEKPYKCTECGKCFRRNSSLVLHHRTHTGEKPYACNECGKSFSKNYNLIVHQRIHTGEKPYKCSKCGKAFSDGSALTQHQRIHTGERPYECLECGKTFNRNSSLILHQRTHTGEKPYRCNECGKPFTDISHLTVHLRIHTGEKPYECSKCGKAFRDGSYLTQHERTHTGEKPFECLECGKSFNRNSHLIVHQKIHSGEKPYECKECGKTFIESAYLIRHQRIHTGEKPYGCNQCQKLFRNIAGLIRHQRTHTGEKPYECNQCGKAFRDSSCLTKHQRIHTKETPYQCVECGKSFKQNSHLSVHQRLHDREGPSQCPQCGKMFRRSASLVRHQRAHPKDQPV from the coding sequence ATGAGACTGGAAGCATCAATCCAGAATGTTCCTGAGGACCTACTATCCTGTGACACAGACATGGAAGGTCCCACAAGGGAGGCCCCTTGCTTCTCCGTTCCAAGTGGCAGTTGGGACTGTGAGAGCCACGAGAAACACTTGAGACAGTCTGCTTTAACTCAGGAGaagccagtggctcaggaagtaGTCTGTGAATATCTTGGTTTTAGGGAGCATTTGAGTGCAAGTTCAGGCTGTTTGCCACCTCAGAGAGTGCCCGCCACAAACGGTTTCCATGTATGTGATTCAGATGTTGAGATTTTGGATTGTGGAAGAACGTATGGCCATTCCCTGGATGTCACTCAGTGTGGAAGAGGTCACATGAGAGAGACGCCCCATAAATACCCAGGAAATGTTAAGTCTTTCAACCATTTTACTCTCCTTGGTGACCAAAAACTGATGAAAAGGGGCAGGAAACCTTACCAAGGGAAGGATGTTGGGGATGTCTTTGCTCTGAGCTCATCTCTTCATGGAAGCAAAAGTTGTCCCATGGAGAAACCATATAAATGCACTGAATGTGGCAAATGCTTCAGACGGAACTCATCCCTTGTTTTGCATCaccgaactcacactggagagaaaccatatgCCTGTAATGAGTGTGGAAAATCCTTCTCCAAGAACTACAACCTGATTGTGCATCAGAGGATccatacaggagagaagccctataaatgctctaaatgtggaaaagcttttagtGATGGGTCAGCTCTGACACAGCACCAGAGGATCCACACAGGCGAGAGACCTTATGAGTGTCTAGAATGTGGTAAGACATTCAACCGAAACTCATCCCTGATTTTGCATCAAAGAACTCATACAGGGGAAAAGCCATATAGATGTAATGAGTGTGGGAAACCCTTTACTGACATCTCCCACCTCACTGTACATCTCAGAATCCACACTGGTGAGAAGCCCTACGAGTGTAGCAAATGTGGAAAGGCTTTCCGAGATGGGTCATACCTCACTCAGCACGAGAGGACTCATACCGGAGAGAAGCCCTTTGAGTGTTTGGAGTGTGGGAAATCCTTCAACCGCAATTCCCACCTCATTGTGCATCAAAAAATCCATTCTGGGGAGAAACCTTACGAATGTAAAGAGTGTGGGAAAACGTTCATTGAAAGTGCATACCTCATCAGGCACCAGAGgattcatactggggagaagccctatgggTGTAATCAGTGTCAGAAACTTTTCAGGAACATTGCTGGCCTCATCCGGCACCAGAGGACTCATACTGGTGAGAAACCCTATGAGTGTAATCAGTGTGGCAAGGCTTTCAGGGATAGCTCCTGTCTGACCAAGCACCAGAGAATTCACACGAAGGAGACTCCATACCAGTGTGTAGAATGTGGAAAGTCTTTCAAGCAGAACTCTCACTTATCAGTACATCAGAGACTCCATGACAGGGAGGGTCCCAGCCAGTGTCCTCAGTGTGGGAAAATGTTCAGAAGAAGTGCATCCCTTGTCCGACATCAGAGAGCACACCCTAAAGACCAGCCTGTATAA